In the genome of Oncorhynchus mykiss isolate Arlee chromosome 18, USDA_OmykA_1.1, whole genome shotgun sequence, one region contains:
- the LOC118941009 gene encoding putative uncharacterized protein ENSP00000383309, translating into MASTKDLPYPAHQTPPLLSAHQTPRLSQPIKHPRLSQLIKHPHFSQLIKHPRLSQPIKHPRLSQLIKHPRLSQLIKHPRLSQLIKHPPHQLIKHPRLSQLIKHPRLSQLIKHPRLSQLIKHPHFSQLIKHPRLSQLIKHPRLSQLIKHPRLSQLIKHPRLSQLIKHPRLSQLIKHLRLSQLISSSNTPASLSSSNTRASLSLSNTPASLSSSNTRASLSSSNTRASLSSSNTHASLSSSNTRASLSSSAHQTPAPLSAHQTPPPLSAHQPIKHPRLSQLIKHPHFSQLIKHPRLSQPIKHPRLSQLIKHPRLSQLIKHPRLSQLIKHPRLSQLIKNPRLSQLIKHPRLSQLISSSNTRASLSSSNTRASLSSSNTRASLSS; encoded by the exons aggATCTGCCGTATCCTGCTCATCAAACACCCCCACTTCTCTCAGCTCATCAAACACCGCGCCTCTCTCAGCCCATCAAACACCCGCGCCTCTCTCAGCTCATCAAACACCCCCACTTCTCTCAGCTCATCAAACACCCGCGCCTCTCTCAGCCCATCAAACACCCGCGCCTCTCTCAGCTCATCAAACACCCGCGCCTCTCTCAGCTCATCAAACACCCCCGCCTCTCTCAGCTCATCAAACACCCGC CTCATCAGCTCATCAAACACCCCCGCCTCTCTCAGCTCATCAAACACCCGCGCCTCTCTCAGCTTATCAAACACCCCCGCCTCTCTCAGCTCATCAAACACCCCCACTTCTCTCAGCTCATCAAACACCCGCGCCTCTCTCAGCTCATCAAACACCCCCGCCTCTCTCAGCTCATCAAACACCCGCGCCTCTCTCAGCTCATCAAACACCCGCGCCTCTCTCAGCTCATCAAACACCCCCGCCTCTCTCAGCTCATCAAACACCTGCGCCTCTCTCAGCTCATCAGCTCATCAAACACCCCCGCCTCTCTCAGCTCATCAAACACCCGCGCCTCTCTCAGCTTATCAAACACCCCCGCCTCTCTCAGCTCATCAAACACCCGCGCCTCTCTCAGCTCATCAAACACCCGCGCCTCTCTCAGCTCATCAAACACCCACGCCTCACTCAGCTCATCAAACACCCGCGCCTCTCTCAGCTCATCAGCTCATCAAACACCCGCGCCTCTCTCAGCTCATCAAACACCCCCGCCTCTCTCAGCTCATCAGCCCATCAAACACCCACGCCTCTCTCAGCTAATCAAACACCCCCACTTCTCTCAGCTCATCAAACACCCGCGCCTCTCTCAGCCCATCAAACACCCGCGCCTCTCTCAGCTCATCAAACACCCGCGTCTCTCTCAGCTCATCAAACACCCCCGCCTCTCTCAGCTCATCAAACACCCGCGCCTCTCTCAGCTCATTAAAAACCCACGCCTCTCTCAGCTCATCAAACACCCGCGCCTCTCTCAGCTCATCAGCTCATCAAACACCCGCGCCTCTCTCAGCTCATCAAACACCCGCGCCTCTCTCAGCTCATCAAACACCCGCGCCTCTCTCAGCTCGTAA